The genome window CAAGTATGTGTAGTGATTTGTTTATGATTTGTTTGTACAGCATCATTATGTAGTGACATGATAATCTTGTGCTGTCATTTGTTGAGTTTTGTCATCACATTGTGACTAGAATATAAGAGATGTCTGTGTTTTATACATCTTCATTTGTTATCATCACTACTGAGTATACATCAGTTGTAAGCAAGCCAGAGGTTATGTTTATGATGTGTATGCacgtgcgtgtatgtgtgtgcgcgcgtgcgtgcgtgtgtggcAGAATGTGTAAGagaatttaaagggacagtaataACTTGAAGAAGACACACATGCATTGTCATCGCTATGATGGTTTCACTGAGCACTATCAGattacacatatacacacacaacagATAAAAAGCACATCCTCATTACATACTGCATGTCACATTTGtaagtttttgtagtttattTAGATCTAGTAGAAACTAGAAAATCACTGAACTGAAGTATTGCAAATTTGGTTGCAATTAATGAAATGTGAtttgtttgtgtgcatttgatTTAGACTACTAGAATTGCATGTACAATAGCTACAGTACTTCCTGCATTGGATGTTGCGCTGTAAAGTGAACGACTTTCACGCATTCCAACGCGCCTTTTAGCGCAACTACGCGGTACAACGCAACGCCACATGACGTCACAATCGTCTACCTCTCGTGCACTTCTCAATGTTAAGTCTTCTCGAAACAAGGCTGTATAATATATTTACCGCGACGCGTTATCCCGGAATGAATACGCGCAATAACTTATCCATTCTTTTCCTCGTTGCTATATGTAAGCATCAAAtgcaaaacaatataaaatacTTTAACGCCAAGCTTTTTATCTAATTAAACACATCCATCTCTAGCATCACGTCTAAAATTCAGCATTGTGGCAAAAACAGCGTCGGAAGCAACAGTTCACTGATCTCCTCATGTTCACTTGAGCGCGGTCCAGAATCCCGCAGCCGGTGGATCGATCGCAGTGACACGCTGAAAATCAAATCGTTACCAACCGGATAAAACAGTGACTGTGATGTGATATTCATTCATATGATCACCACTGACATGAGCTGTAGTTATTTTACTATTGCAATGCAAATCATCCCTGCAGTATCCCTTTCTTCACCAAACAGCGCAAGCCAAATCAAGCAAACGTTCAACAATTGCACAAAACTAAGCAGTAAATGACGCGAACGCATTCCTTACCTGGAGAGCCTTGTGGCGCGGATGGATGGTTTAATCCAGAAACAGACTGTAAACGCGATATATCCGTAACGGCGCGTGAAGCCAAGTGTTGGATTCTGGAGGTTCTCGCAGTGTTAACGGAATTAAAGCCCGGTGTTTGGTGGATAGGAGGTCCCCCTACTGCCGAGTTCTCACACTGCCGCGTGCGCTTCCCCGTCCTCACAACACTGACTGATATTGCTGCATCTCAgcatatgcacacacacacacacacacacacacacacacacgcacgcacgcacgcacgcacgcacgcacgcacgcacgcacgcacgcacgcacacacacacgcacgcacgcgcgaAACTATACGCTCAAGCCGGTCAGTTTACAATTTGACTCCACGCTAAAACAGAAGAGAGATGTATGGGCGTTATTGTGATTAATGTGACACTAAGTAATGTGACCGACATTTAAATAGTAACAAGGTCCAAGAAATGGCTCACACCCTTATGACATGCGCATCTCCCGCACGAGTGTTCAAGCGTAACGGTTTGTGGACATTTACAAACGCAGGTGCGCCTGCGCAGTGCGCACTCAGACTTAACCTATCGTTAATTGTATGATTTTTAAAGGCTACTGGAATAATGCTATTTTGTATATGATATAATCCTCACAGAAACCTTTTGAATTCAATATTTAGAAATAGTGTATCACTTTAAATGTCCATAGAAAATATTTGTCACCTTTTCACAAATTTCACTATGTTATGACATTAGCTTTAATACGTTTACAAGCAGAGGAATGTCATAAACAGACACAGACCTATAAGATTagttaaatgaaagcttttgaATGGTATAGTGTATTTCAATGTACTGTAGGGAAATAAAGATTTTTGCCATGGTATCCAATAACCAAGTAATTTAAACTCTTTTAATGTGAACTGCACAAACACAGTGGTGCACAATATGCAGCACATGACATATTGAACTGTAATATTATAAGACCAAGGAGAGATATGGCTAATATAGGCCTACAGTATATGGCAGTCAAAAGTGTCAATCATtcaatctaaacattttttctttctctgtaAGACTTTCTCtttcacacattcacacacacactcttaAAGTGAGGATACTTCATCATTATTATGAGTGTGTCAGCAGGCCTGGGTGGAGGGTGCAGCCGTGGATTTAAGGGTAAATGGGGACACAAGAATTATGGTTTTGCAGGAGAGATAAATGAGCCAACCCTGCCTTACATAAGAGGCAAATGCCCCTTCCATTCAtattacacacacacgcacgcacgcacgcacgcacgcacgcacgcacgcacgcacacacacacacacacacacacacacagggtttAATAATGTTATTGGCTTTTTACTCACCTGTAGTAGGCCTACtcatcaattttttttacatgaaatATCATTATTAAGATAAATAATGCTGAATAAGCATCATATAGTAAAATGAACATTATTTAACCTCTGAGGTTGCATTTTTCTAAATAGATTTTGGCACCTAcattattctttatttattataacaaatgAAATGTCTTTCTATTTgagtatttgttaacattagtaaatgcattagctatgAACTAACATTTGTGGCATGAGCAAAATACTTTTTATTATGTCTGTAATTGCAATAAAAGTGTAACCAACAAATAATGAATCCATTCACCTCCCTGACCTGCTCTGTTCAGGTACCTTATGCCATCCTGACACCTGGCAATTACAGGAGGGAAGATTGTGCCAACGTAAGAGGTTTATACCACAGTCACGCACAATGATGTTTTCTATACTCTACAATTTGACACCACACTGATTCCTAATTTCTTCAGTGTAATATATATTTAGACTTTAAATAGGGCCAAGAAATAACCATTAAGATACCCTATGCGTgatattcattttaaaggccACTGCTTTATTGTACTAGTAAATTACAGTGccctttacagtttttttttgattgctaaacgacagtgggcacaactggagtcacatgtgcaaaactctaactacaatctgcacagcagcagttcatgtggaccaaactctagttcgtttttcattgcttgaacacagttttcaaaactctacacacttatcccatgactttaaccacaacctgcacaacactgtggatttacagcactttgttcaaatgctaacacactgctgtcaaaactgtgaaccacacattcaaaacacaattgatttcagccttgtgcctttcaaacactgctgatagcaatttcatataaatatgaattccaatttcatatatgtaaaatattacctttcatgacttttagtttctaccttttttttctcattacggtaattccgtaaattactacagactactgaagcaaactgctaattttcatttaccttaaagaattatgattttctaaataaaataataagtcatgtgataaatcaataaataaatcattctttgaagaaaacattactttgtGTGACGTCACTGAAATTGTTTAAACTGTAAAGATACAAAGTTAGTAATTtctgtattggtgtttgatgttagtgtttttcctctcagtgtgttgtgagtgacagtgtgtgttttctcagtgagggttgcgcttagtgtttggctgcttcactgagctgttttgagccatgtgttaagagttgtgctcacgtgacttttggtagtgcagactgtagttagtgttttgcacatgtagctccagttgtgctcactgtcgtttagcaatcgaaaaaaactgtaagagAATAAGGACTTTTTTGACCTTCTTGCTGATCTTCACGTGTGCGCTAGATGGCGCCAGCGCGGCACTGATAACAAAGATAAGGGACACTGCTGACACCCATGGATGGGAAAAGTGCAAGCTTGATATACGGTACACATATTTATTAAAACTTAttatttagggctgtcaatttATATCTTAACAAAAATCATACTCGGATTTACAAACTAGATGAACACTGAAAAACAACACTAAACCAGAACTTAtactgtgcattttttttttatcatttagcattttccttacaaacttacaatgcatttaaggtaaacattttattattatgtttgtttccaaaatgtaattatgcTAGTCATTATACTGTATACTTATGCTACACTTCAGAAAGTGACAATCATGTTGCAGATGTTGTTTAATTATAAAGCTTAGTTTAAAGCATGGTTTATTGTCATATCATAtctgattacatgttaatgcaaactcttaaaatattatttgtttacATATCACAACAATGTAAACACCAACTGTTTTTCAAACGTAATGTAAATATACTCAGTTACATACACCATGATCCAAATCATTATattaagtattttttattatatttagtcCCTTGTTTTCCTCTTCAGCTCTTATTTTAAGTTCCTCAAGTTTCCGAACTCTTTCTTGTTTTCCAGTTTCTTTCACTTTCTCAATCATGAAGTCCAGATGTTTGTAAGTGGACATGCTGGTAGATTTTAATGCAGTTTCCATTAACTTCTCTAAACACTGATAACACTCTTCAACAAGCCTGATCCTCTCTGCGTCAGTCTGCTTGATTTCATTCTCTAGTCTGCACAATAAACTCTGCTGTTCCCCAAAATCCTTTTCATATTTTTCTTTCATGTTTTCTTCTGTTTACCTTCCTGCTCACAATGGCATATATTTTATCATCTTTCACATGTTTAGTGTAGTGACATTTCCCACTGCAGAATGTGCAGTTTCGCCATGTCATCACATGAAACCATAAGAGAAATATGAACCACCAATATCCTGGATACGTGCAGTTCTCTTTACATTGAGTGCAGCGGATTGCCCACCACAAGTGCCACCATGATGACTCTATGGGGACCTCATCTTCATAGAATTCAAAAACTTCATATTCAAAGTTGTTCATTGTTCTTCTGTATTCTTCTAATGTCTCCAAAGCCTTTTTTGTTTGCTTAACCTTCAATTCCTGTTCTATTAGCTCTGAaagttttttctttaagttgTTCACATTTTCATCCAGCTGTTTTCGTGCTCTCAGCACACCTTCAGTCATATTTAAACTTATCAGAATCATTCCATTCAGATATTCAAAGAACTTCTTAAAGTTTTCAATCCCTTGATCCCATGATGGTTTATAACTCTCTCTGTCTTCATCCTCATAACATTCACTCTGATAGTtgtcaaatttaaaataaacaggtTGATCATCTTTCGTTTTTGCACAtggaattttggatgctttAATGAAATGAAGCAATTTTTTGGGGACATTTTCATGAGAGTTTGTGAGGAGTATTATGATGTTTTGTTCTAGATTTTTTCCAaataatgacatcatttcatcTTGAATGTATCGTTGTCTCTCATGGAGTCGAGACTCTATTGCCTTCAGCACAAGACACACTGCATGAATTTCACGAATCCCATCCTCAGATCTGAACAACTGCTGTAAAGCTTCAAAAATAAGTTTGTCTTTTTCACGCCCCTGTGTGTTACCAAATCCAGGTGTGTCAATAACAGTGAGGCAGAATGGACTGTCTCGTGCAAAAATCTCATAAACTGTGACTGCTGCGGTCTGAGATATACCACCAAGAACATCACTGATCTCCAGCCAAAATTTGTCCTCCCATCTGACACCCATGATGTAATTaaccattgcattaatgagagtGGTCTTTCCGGTTCCTGTTTCTCCAACCAGCAGTATGATCTTATGAGgtctttcataatttttttctccaATCCTCTCTTTTCTCAGTACATTCTGCTCAGCGATTTTTGTTGTGTTGAGTATATATCTTGTAGTGGGTCCTACTTTTGATATACTGTTTTTAAGAATTTTACTGAGCTCCTTTGTCATTGCAATATTTGAATCTTCACATCtaataaaacaaacaacacaACATAATGTTAATCATCAGTGGTGACTGCAGCTAGGGCTGGGCAATTTGTCCCCATAAAAaatctgagattttttttataaaaaactcgaTTTACAATTTGATTCGATTTTTTCCCCGcccccatttaaaacaaaataattgcaaactttatatatttaaaaaatatatatttattatatttaattgaaATGCTTCAACAAAAAATTGGGAAGGAAGGAAGATTTGGcaaatgcaaaatgtatgtcagtgtttcccacagatctgaaatttacttgtggtggtagctggtgaaaagggcaatcattataaTCCACCGACAAAAGAATGGTCTAATATACATGTGAcacagaactaataatgtgtgacacaacacaatactttgatttattgaacattaatattaatttcacattatagttcattaatctaaccaccccaaactttctttgccataaacaaagctgacactgtttgtcaaagcactaccaaaacacttactgtttttgcactgatatatgaagcaatttgatgaccccttttatcaaactcaatataatacaatactatgtacagtatattaatagacagtgcaggtttatagattataaatgtgactgatgttatgatggttatttctattagataggcacttttactgcttctacattctatttctcttttgacgattaaaaaaagcttaatccactcattatttcagatttaaaagtctacttgctgtcccgatgacaggctttacattacagctttgcgttttttatatcctgagtcagcttgagctttgctcgttcagtgcaatgggcttgacattagcactgctttttgctacaatctctgtgccaactttttagattttagaaaagatatggtctattaatagtaagattataaaaaaatgggataaagaaaatgcagcgcgtggtcgtaacaagagccagttgttatcgccatagaaaccggaggcacgctgaaacttCACTCGAGCTTTAGGTAGCGCTTACGGCccttctccgatcgactcgggttttacacacaatattaatcatacttgggacccaaagtaataaactaggaccgacccggaccagactgaccatttcaaatataaacccggaaccgtacgggtcctctcagtgaagaaagacctctaatggtaaaactctgctcaagttcagaaacatgaaaggatacaatgtgacactgagcttGCTTCGCGTCGCACTTAATTAATTGAGAAACAAAGAGCACGTGAACGCACACTCAacgggagagacacaacgtgcttgcacgcaaaatgaagccaacttggatgctataaacacatatgcacataagcatatgcgaccattttggtcgcagtgtagttccATGGCTTCTCAGTAACCTCAGTatgtgctgcagttgatccagtttgttttatttttttaattttttttactgtccggaaaaccaccccaattacagtaatatatgtttatatatgtttatatgttataaaatatttttatattttggcaaATATTATTACTACCATGAGAAACCTTTAGATGTACTAGATGGTTATAGAGTTACAAACAGAATCTATGTACAATAAAAGAAACCTTAATGGTACAAGAAttgtaaatttaaataattttactgAATGTGAGATGTTTCAAATGCATTTGAATTAAGCCTGTAATCTGTAAATGATATATACTTctgcaaaaatattttgagtacAGAATATGAATCCTCACTGTACCAGTTAAATAAGCTGTAAGTAACTATAACTAAACaatcacatcacaaaaaaaggggATAATTCAGTCTTTGAATGTTTTCTAAGTAATTGGTTATCTTGATATAGGCCCACATTTTCAATCTGACCTCTTAGTTTAAGTTCCTCAAGTTTCCGAACTCTTTCTTGATTTCcagtttcttttattttctcAATCAttaagttcagaaacatgacaTGCTGGTAGATTTTAATGCAGCTTCCATTAATTTCTTTAAACACTGATAACACTCTTCAACAAGCCTGATCTTCTCTCTCTCAATCTGCTTTATTTCATTCTGCAGTCTGCACATCAAACTTTGCTGTTCTGCAAATTCATTTTCATATTTCTTTTTCAGATCCTTGCGTGTTCTTCTGATTTTCTTGTCTTAATTTCATATATTTTCTCATCTTTCACATGTTAAATGTGGTCACACTTCCCACTGCACAAAGGTTCTGAAACAATTGTaaaggttctatatagaactATAGCTTActgaagaaccttttttttGCTGAAATGGTTCTTTGTCTTCGCAAAAGGGTTCTTCAGTTCCcgccttttttattttaaattaagtcAGTTAATTTCAAGCTGCCTCTTGATTATTTTCACATGTAAAAGCCCTGAATCATCAGTCCTGCTCAACCGCATGCAGACTAACAACACAAACAGGTAAGagagtaaaataatcatcatttactgttaaaaacattttgaaaatgtaagttttgtgtgttcttattgtaatttatttattttatttagtttgtttttatcaCTGCTCTCTGTGTCACCAAATCCAGGTGTGTCAATAATGGTGAGGGAGAATGGACTGTCTTGTGAAAAAAACTCATAAACTGCTAGATTGCTCATCTGATATCTCAACTACCTCCAGGCACATTTTGTGTTCCCATCTGGCACCCATGATGTAATTCACCATAGCATTGATGAGAGTGGTCTTCCCTGTTCCTGTTTCTCCAACCATCAGTATGACCTTCTGAAGTTTTTCATCTTTTTCTCCAATTCTCTCTTTCCTCAATAATTTTCCTTCATTTATCTTTGTTGTGTTGAGTATATATTTTGTAGTGGATCCTTtaaatgatttactgtttttaagAATTGTAGTCAATTTATCTTCCATTGAGGTGTCAAAGTCTTCGTACATGCGTAAAAAGCTCTTCATATTAATATATAGTGGCTTTAAAATTTTTAGTTTTAATAGTTTTTGTCTGAAAAAGACATTTTCCTATCAACACTTGGTTACACTCTTAGAAAACAAGGTAcatgaaggtacaaaagttgtcacttggGTATAGTGTATCAGAGTGAAAAAGGTTATGAAGAATAAGCAACATATTTGAGTTGGGTGAACGTTGAcaatttgttaaataaataaaaacacctgTGAAATCATGCAAGAATCATTTCCTTCTGTATTATTAGATAGATTCATTAGGATTTTAGCATTTTCTGAAACGcttaataacatttaaaatgttgaCATAAAAACTCCTATTAAAAGTCATGTCATAGATCAAGATGAGACATAATGATAATGACCTACCTTGTAGAGAAAGGTTGCAAATCTTTGTGGTTCCAGAACAGATGATATTGGGGAAATGTTGCTAGAAATGTATATGTTTAACTGAATCAGAGTGTCAAAGTCAAATTCCTCTTTTAACATGCATCGTCAAATAACCACAAGACTCAGGAAGTGTAGCTAAACAATGAAAACCCCCAGGTCACATGATTTACAGAAAAAACTTTCTTTACAAGAAGGCTTTTTTGTAGTGCACACTACCAATGGAAATATATAAAGGAAGATAGacagaaaacattttataataatactAAAAGACTTAGGaacctttatttaaaaagtgtatattcaaatataaaattaatgtttatCTATAATTTCCCTTAGtaaaaacacatacagtatatactttATTTATCTGACCCCATTCAGAATtcttaagtaagggataatgtagaggcagccggt of Paramisgurnus dabryanus chromosome 22, PD_genome_1.1, whole genome shotgun sequence contains these proteins:
- the LOC135785574 gene encoding uncharacterized protein; the protein is MTKELSKILKNSISKVGPTTRYILNTTKIAEQNVLRKERIGEKNYERPHKIILLVGETGTGKTTLINAMVNYIMGVRWEDKFWLEISDVLGGISQTAAVTVYEIFARDSPFCLTVIDTPGFGNTQGREKDKLIFEALQQLFRSEDGIREIHAVCLVLKAIESRLHERQRYIQDEMMSLFGKNLEQNIIILLTNSHENVPKKLLHFIKASKIPCAKTKDDQPVYFKFDNYQSECYEDEDRESYKPSWDQGIENFKKFFEYLNGMILISLNMTEGVLRARKQLDENVNNLKKKLSELIEQELKVKQTKKALETLEEYRRTMNNFEYEVFEFYEDEVPIESSWWHLWWAIRCTQCKENCTYPGYWWFIFLLWFHVMTWRNCTFCSGKCHYTKHVKDDKIYAIVSRKVNRRKHERKI